Proteins from a genomic interval of Actinomycetota bacterium:
- a CDS encoding winged helix DNA-binding domain-containing protein, translating into MESLSIAQARRLALAAQGFADPPPPGRVDRRHLRRVFGRVGLIQIDSVNVLARSHYVAPFSRLGPYPRATLDDMAYRHRELFEYWGHEASYIPTAMYPLFRWHMRRASMGEAWGGMVRLNREHPGYVRAVLEQVRERGPVAVSDLEDAGHRGTTGWGWNWKTGKIALEYLFWAGEVSVASRVRFERRYDLPERVIPPEALDAPEPGQEEAHRQLLAVAARSLGVGTAADLADYFRIRVPEARPRIHELVEEGVIRPVAVEGWRQPAYLHQDARLPRRVARSALLSPFDSLVWFRDRVHRLFGFHYRIEIYVPAHLRTHGYYVLPFLHDERIPARVDLKAERKEGFLRVQSAHLEPGEPAEEVAEALSRELRSLSGWLGLGRNVRVVRRGNLALPLAAALANEA; encoded by the coding sequence GTGGAGTCCCTCTCGATCGCCCAGGCCCGGCGGCTCGCACTCGCCGCGCAGGGCTTCGCCGACCCGCCGCCGCCCGGGAGGGTGGACCGCCGGCACCTCCGCCGCGTGTTCGGCCGGGTCGGACTGATCCAGATCGACTCCGTGAACGTGCTGGCTCGGTCGCACTACGTGGCCCCGTTCTCCCGGCTGGGGCCGTACCCACGGGCGACGCTGGACGACATGGCCTACCGGCACCGGGAGCTCTTCGAGTACTGGGGCCACGAGGCGTCGTACATCCCGACGGCCATGTATCCGCTGTTCCGGTGGCACATGCGCCGGGCCTCGATGGGCGAGGCGTGGGGCGGGATGGTTCGCCTGAACCGGGAGCATCCCGGCTACGTTCGGGCCGTGCTGGAGCAGGTTCGCGAGCGGGGCCCTGTTGCGGTCTCCGATCTCGAGGATGCCGGCCATCGGGGGACGACCGGATGGGGATGGAACTGGAAGACGGGGAAGATCGCGCTCGAGTACCTGTTCTGGGCGGGCGAGGTCTCGGTGGCGTCCCGGGTCCGGTTCGAGCGGAGGTACGACCTTCCCGAGCGCGTGATCCCCCCGGAGGCCCTGGACGCTCCCGAGCCGGGCCAGGAGGAAGCGCACCGGCAGCTGCTCGCCGTCGCCGCGCGGTCGCTCGGCGTCGGGACGGCCGCCGACCTGGCGGACTACTTCCGCATCCGGGTCCCCGAGGCCAGGCCCCGGATCCACGAGCTGGTCGAGGAGGGCGTGATCCGGCCGGTCGCGGTCGAGGGGTGGCGTCAGCCCGCGTACCTCCACCAGGACGCGCGCCTTCCGCGGAGGGTCGCCCGGAGCGCCCTCCTGTCGCCGTTCGATTCGCTGGTGTGGTTCCGGGATCGCGTCCACCGCCTCTTCGGGTTCCACTACCGGATCGAGATCTACGTGCCGGCCCACCTGCGCACGCACGGCTACTACGTGCTGCCGTTCCTGCACGACGAGCGGATCCCGGCACGAGTGGACCTCAAGGCCGAGCGCAAGGAGGGGTTCCTCCGCGTGCAATCGGCCCATCTCGAGCCGGGCGAGCCCGCGGAGGAGGTGGCGGAGGCTCTGAGCCGGGAGCTCCGGTCGCTCTCCGGATGGCTCGGGCTCGGACGGAACGTCCGGGTGGTCCGGCGTGGCAACCTGGCCTTGCCGCTCGCCGCCGCGCTCGCCAACGAAGCCTGA
- the arfB gene encoding aminoacyl-tRNA hydrolase produces MDGEVVTPGGIVVPAHALTWRFSRGTGPGGQGVNTTDSRVELVLDLTALVASEEVADRVRQRFGESLRIVAAAERSQLRNREEALRRLAERLDAAARPRRPRRPTRPTAASERRRLEEKRRRSQVKAARSDPGDEAG; encoded by the coding sequence ATGGACGGTGAGGTGGTCACGCCCGGCGGCATCGTGGTTCCTGCCCACGCCCTGACGTGGCGCTTCTCCCGCGGTACCGGGCCCGGCGGCCAGGGGGTGAACACCACGGACAGCCGCGTCGAGCTGGTGCTCGACCTCACGGCGCTGGTGGCCTCGGAGGAGGTGGCGGATCGCGTGCGGCAGCGGTTCGGCGAGTCGCTGCGGATCGTCGCCGCCGCCGAGCGGTCGCAGTTGCGGAACCGCGAGGAAGCACTGCGGCGCCTGGCCGAACGGCTGGACGCGGCGGCTCGGCCCCGCCGCCCCCGTAGGCCGACCCGCCCGACCGCGGCCTCGGAGCGGAGGCGCCTCGAGGAGAAGCGGCGGCGCTCGCAGGTCAAGGCGGCACGCAGCGATCCCGGCGACGAGGCCGGCTGA
- a CDS encoding ATP-binding cassette domain-containing protein, which translates to MIDVRGLHKAFGDRVLFRDASLRIGARDRVALVGPNGSGKTTLVEMIAGIQQPDGGEITVPKDAVIGYLPQETDALRGKTALAEVLSAGQAMTEAGHRLDVLQRELAETTDTAERGRLLTEFGHLQSRFETLGGYSLEAEASRICAGLGFRERDLGRMIEELSGGWMMRVALAKLLVANPDCLLLDEPTNHLDLESVVWLEGFLAAYEGAVVLISHDRDVMNGVATRVVEVEGRTLTSYTGNFEAFVEQRELRREQAEAAARNQGRKIAQTERFIERFRYKNTKARQVQSRIKQLEKLERVEVPSRKRRALKLWFPSPPRPGRVVVELAGVDFSYGDVEVYRDLSVAIERGQRVALVGPNGAGKSTLLKLVAGALDPKAGERRLGANALVGYFAQHQIEALDPRNRVLEELERAIPAGAQVNARDLLGRFLFSGDDVKKPVAVLSGGERTRLALARLLVQPYNLLCLDEPTNHLDIPSRDALEEALQAYEGALVLITHDRHLIRTVADRILEVEAGLVTSYEGDYELYRYRKEREASPGAAEPTAGVRPAPGVRPPVPLDGKSRRQATALERARLQEHLTAVRRVERDLDRETAEFRRLEERLADPGFYKTGGDDVATAVRRHGETRERIASLEERWERATEELSALEGSG; encoded by the coding sequence GTGATCGACGTCCGCGGACTTCACAAGGCGTTCGGCGACCGGGTGCTGTTCCGGGACGCCTCGCTGCGCATCGGCGCGCGGGACCGCGTCGCCCTGGTCGGACCGAACGGCTCGGGCAAGACCACCCTCGTCGAGATGATCGCCGGCATCCAGCAGCCCGACGGGGGGGAGATCACCGTGCCGAAGGATGCGGTGATCGGCTACCTGCCCCAGGAGACCGACGCGCTCCGGGGCAAGACGGCCCTGGCCGAAGTGCTCTCCGCCGGGCAGGCCATGACCGAGGCGGGGCACCGCCTCGACGTCCTCCAGCGCGAGCTCGCCGAGACCACCGACACCGCCGAGCGCGGGCGGCTCCTGACGGAGTTCGGGCACCTCCAGTCCCGCTTCGAGACACTCGGCGGCTACTCCCTTGAGGCCGAGGCCTCCAGGATCTGCGCGGGCCTGGGCTTCCGGGAGCGCGACCTGGGCCGGATGATCGAGGAGCTCTCCGGCGGGTGGATGATGCGGGTGGCGCTGGCCAAGCTCCTGGTGGCGAACCCGGACTGCCTGCTCCTGGACGAGCCGACCAACCACCTCGACCTGGAGTCCGTGGTGTGGCTGGAGGGCTTCCTCGCCGCGTACGAGGGCGCCGTGGTCCTGATCTCTCACGACCGCGACGTGATGAACGGCGTCGCCACCCGCGTCGTGGAGGTGGAGGGCCGGACCCTCACCTCCTACACCGGCAACTTCGAGGCGTTCGTCGAGCAGCGGGAGCTTCGGCGGGAGCAGGCCGAGGCCGCCGCGCGCAACCAGGGCCGCAAGATCGCCCAGACCGAGCGGTTCATCGAGCGGTTCCGGTACAAGAACACCAAGGCCCGGCAGGTGCAGAGCCGGATCAAACAGCTCGAGAAGCTGGAGCGGGTGGAGGTTCCGTCCAGGAAGCGCCGGGCCCTGAAGCTGTGGTTCCCCTCGCCGCCGCGGCCGGGCCGAGTGGTGGTGGAGCTCGCCGGCGTGGACTTCTCCTACGGCGACGTGGAGGTCTACCGGGACCTGAGCGTGGCGATCGAGCGAGGTCAGCGGGTGGCGCTGGTGGGACCGAACGGGGCGGGGAAGTCGACCCTGCTGAAGCTCGTCGCCGGGGCCCTCGACCCGAAGGCGGGCGAACGTCGGCTGGGCGCGAACGCGCTGGTCGGGTACTTCGCCCAGCACCAGATCGAGGCCCTGGATCCCCGGAACCGGGTCCTGGAGGAGCTCGAGCGAGCCATCCCCGCCGGCGCGCAGGTGAACGCCCGGGACCTACTGGGGCGGTTCCTGTTCTCCGGCGATGACGTGAAGAAGCCTGTGGCCGTGCTCTCAGGAGGCGAGCGCACCCGGCTGGCGCTGGCACGGTTGCTGGTCCAGCCCTACAACCTGCTCTGCCTGGACGAGCCGACCAACCACCTCGACATCCCCAGCCGGGACGCCCTGGAGGAAGCGCTCCAGGCCTACGAGGGCGCCCTCGTGCTCATCACCCACGACCGCCACCTCATCCGAACCGTGGCCGACCGCATCCTGGAGGTGGAAGCGGGCCTGGTCACGTCCTACGAAGGCGACTACGAGCTGTACCGGTACCGGAAGGAGCGGGAGGCGAGCCCCGGCGCTGCCGAGCCGACTGCGGGCGTCCGGCCGGCCCCCGGTGTTCGGCCTCCGGTGCCGCTCGACGGGAAGTCCCGACGGCAGGCGACGGCCCTCGAGCGGGCCCGCCTCCAGGAGCATCTGACGGCGGTCCGGCGGGTGGAGCGCGACCTGGACCGCGAGACCGCCGAGTTCCGCCGCCTCGAGGAGCGGCTCGCCGATCCCGGTTTCTACAAGACCGGGGGCGACGACGTGGCGACGGCGGTCCGCCGCCACGGGGAGACCCGAGAACGCATCGCGTCGCTCGAGGAGCGATGGGAGCGCGCGACGGAGGAGCTCTCCGCCCTGGAGGGTTCGGGCTAG
- a CDS encoding GYD domain-containing protein yields MPLYLSKFSYTPETWARLIGNPEDRRQAAQSYIESVGGKLHGFWYAFGTHDGYNLWEAPDNVSMAAVALAITGGGALSSLETTVLLTVDETMDALRKAEQVRYRAPGA; encoded by the coding sequence ATGCCGCTGTATCTCTCGAAGTTCAGCTACACGCCGGAGACTTGGGCCAGGCTGATCGGCAACCCGGAGGACCGCCGTCAGGCCGCTCAGTCCTACATCGAGTCTGTGGGTGGGAAGCTCCACGGGTTCTGGTACGCCTTCGGCACGCACGACGGCTACAACCTGTGGGAGGCCCCCGACAACGTGTCCATGGCCGCGGTTGCGCTGGCCATCACCGGCGGCGGTGCGCTCAGCTCGCTCGAAACGACCGTCCTCCTGACCGTCGACGAGACGATGGATGCCCTGCGCAAGGCCGAGCAAGTCCGGTACCGAGCGCCCGGCGCGTAG
- a CDS encoding LLM class flavin-dependent oxidoreductase: MRLGITPPVEMAGVAASVEVGALAEALGYTDVFSSEVGSADAFSPLAALAVKTAHVRLGTALVPVFTRPPALLAMTAASMQALSGGRFVLGIGTSTRDIVERWMGLGFERPVERVRDYVDALRRILSGDKVSFEGRTVRIHGFRRQTEPAPTIPIHVGALGPRMCRLAGSVADGVQFALMSPEGVRNALGEVRAGLRQAGRDPADFDVVLRIPIAVDEPPEPVRFLARRLLTGYAIVPTYTATLARQGFGEPAAAVVEAWQAGDRARAVSLFPEAMVDAFFVHGTADECSARLEAYGEAGVRTAILMHLSVAPTPEERAERIAAQLRALAPSASA; encoded by the coding sequence ATGAGACTCGGAATCACGCCCCCGGTCGAGATGGCCGGCGTCGCGGCCTCGGTGGAGGTCGGTGCCCTGGCCGAGGCGCTCGGATACACGGACGTGTTCTCGTCGGAGGTCGGCAGCGCGGATGCCTTCTCTCCGCTGGCCGCCCTCGCCGTGAAGACGGCGCATGTGCGGCTGGGGACGGCGCTGGTGCCGGTGTTCACCCGCCCCCCCGCGCTGCTCGCCATGACGGCGGCCAGCATGCAAGCGCTCAGCGGCGGGCGGTTCGTCCTGGGGATCGGGACGTCGACGCGGGACATCGTGGAGAGATGGATGGGCCTCGGCTTCGAGCGCCCGGTGGAACGGGTCCGCGACTACGTCGACGCCCTGCGCCGGATCCTCTCCGGCGACAAGGTGTCGTTCGAGGGCCGAACGGTACGGATCCACGGGTTCCGGCGGCAGACGGAGCCCGCCCCGACGATCCCCATCCACGTGGGTGCGCTCGGCCCTCGGATGTGCCGGCTGGCCGGTTCGGTCGCCGATGGGGTCCAGTTCGCCCTGATGTCTCCCGAGGGAGTCCGAAACGCGCTCGGTGAGGTTCGCGCCGGCCTGCGGCAGGCCGGGCGCGACCCGGCCGATTTCGACGTCGTCCTGCGAATCCCGATCGCGGTGGACGAGCCGCCCGAGCCGGTCCGTTTCCTGGCTCGGAGGTTGCTCACCGGGTACGCGATCGTGCCGACCTACACCGCGACGCTGGCTCGCCAGGGCTTCGGCGAACCCGCGGCGGCCGTCGTCGAGGCCTGGCAGGCGGGGGACCGAGCGCGGGCGGTCTCGCTGTTCCCGGAGGCCATGGTCGACGCCTTCTTCGTGCACGGGACCGCGGACGAATGCAGCGCGAGGCTGGAGGCGTACGGGGAGGCGGGCGTCCGGACCGCCATCCTCATGCACCTTTCGGTGGCGCCGACCCCCGAAGAGCGCGCCGAGCGCATCGCCGCCCAGCTGAGAGCGCTCGCTCCGTCCGCCTCGGCCTGA